The Christiangramia flava JLT2011 genome has a segment encoding these proteins:
- the lptB gene encoding LPS export ABC transporter ATP-binding protein — MKLRADQLVKTYKGRDVVKGISLEVSQGEIVGLLGPNGAGKTTSFYMIVGLIKPNSGNIILDKINITKYPMYKRAQNGIGYLAQEASVFRKLSIEDNIMSVLELTTLSKKEREMKMESLIEEFGLNHIRKNRGDLLSGGERRRTEIARALATDPNFILLDEPFAGVDPVAVEDIQRIVAQLKNKNIGILITDHNVQETLAITDRTYLMFEGSILKHGIPEELAEDEMVRKVYLGQNFELRKKKLFT; from the coding sequence ATGAAATTACGAGCAGATCAACTGGTCAAAACCTACAAAGGAAGAGATGTAGTGAAAGGTATTTCCCTGGAAGTGAGCCAGGGAGAAATCGTGGGTCTGCTTGGTCCTAATGGTGCGGGTAAAACTACTTCATTCTATATGATCGTAGGGCTTATAAAGCCAAACAGTGGAAATATTATCCTCGACAAGATCAATATCACCAAATATCCGATGTATAAAAGAGCTCAAAATGGAATTGGCTATCTGGCTCAGGAAGCTTCGGTTTTTAGAAAATTGAGCATTGAGGATAATATTATGAGCGTCCTGGAGCTCACGACACTCTCCAAAAAAGAACGCGAAATGAAAATGGAATCGCTCATCGAAGAATTCGGATTAAATCATATTCGCAAAAACCGCGGAGACCTGCTAAGTGGTGGGGAGCGACGAAGAACCGAAATCGCCCGCGCTTTGGCGACCGATCCAAATTTCATCCTTCTGGACGAACCGTTCGCCGGTGTAGACCCTGTTGCGGTGGAAGATATTCAGCGTATTGTGGCCCAGTTGAAAAACAAAAATATTGGAATACTGATCACAGACCACAACGTACAGGAAACCCTTGCTATTACCGATAGAACGTATTTAATGTTTGAGGGTAGCATTCTAAAGCATGGTATTCCGGAAGAACTCGCAGAAGACGAAATGGTTCGGAAAGTATATCTGGGCCAGAACTTTGAATTAAGAAAGAAGAAATTGTTTACCTGA
- a CDS encoding carboxymuconolactone decarboxylase family protein translates to MINKVDEFNSYRAMMNDKIMAENNKVLKRIFNLDTNAFAEGALDKKTKELLGLVASLVLRCDDCVKYHLESSHEQGVERAQIMETLSIGTLIGGTIVIPHLRRAFEYWEALEETEEK, encoded by the coding sequence ATGATAAATAAAGTTGATGAATTCAACTCTTACCGGGCTATGATGAATGATAAAATCATGGCTGAAAACAACAAGGTTTTAAAGAGGATTTTTAACTTAGACACGAATGCCTTTGCGGAAGGTGCTCTGGATAAAAAAACCAAAGAACTTCTGGGCCTTGTGGCCTCACTGGTACTTCGTTGTGATGACTGCGTGAAATATCATCTGGAATCCAGTCACGAACAAGGAGTGGAAAGGGCTCAGATCATGGAAACCTTAAGTATTGGCACTTTAATTGGAGGAACCATCGTAATTCCTCATTTAAGACGCGCATTTGAATATTGGGAAGCTTTAGAAGAAACTGAAGAAAAATAG
- the tatC gene encoding twin-arginine translocase subunit TatC, producing MKQLPPQEVEGGEMSFLDHLEELRWHIIRAVLAIVIAATVAFILKSFIFDVLLFGPSHPDFFSYRILCKMSGFFGIEGGFCDQEMPFRIQSRTMGGQFSAHVWTSITAGFIIAFPFVIYEFWKFVAPAMHTHEKKYARGFIFVTSFLFFLGVLFGYYIVTPLSINFLGKYQVSDMVFNDFDLSSYISLVRASVLASGLIFELPILIYFLTKVGVVTPQFLKTYRKYALVVVLVVSAIITPPDIVSQIIVAIPVLILYEVSIIISSIMYKREQKKVK from the coding sequence ATGAAACAACTACCTCCACAGGAAGTCGAAGGCGGCGAAATGTCGTTTTTAGACCATCTGGAAGAATTGAGATGGCATATTATCAGAGCGGTTCTGGCGATCGTGATCGCTGCGACGGTTGCATTTATACTGAAAAGCTTCATTTTTGATGTGCTGCTTTTCGGTCCTAGTCACCCCGATTTCTTTTCCTACCGAATTCTTTGTAAGATGTCTGGTTTCTTCGGCATTGAAGGTGGTTTTTGTGACCAGGAAATGCCTTTCCGAATTCAGAGTAGGACCATGGGCGGGCAATTTTCCGCGCATGTCTGGACTTCAATAACCGCAGGTTTTATCATTGCCTTCCCGTTTGTGATCTACGAATTCTGGAAATTCGTTGCTCCGGCCATGCATACTCATGAAAAGAAATACGCCAGAGGTTTTATCTTCGTCACGTCTTTCCTGTTCTTTTTAGGAGTTTTATTCGGGTATTATATCGTGACGCCTTTATCCATTAATTTTCTTGGAAAATACCAGGTAAGCGACATGGTTTTTAACGATTTTGACCTAAGCAGCTATATCAGCCTGGTAAGGGCTTCCGTTTTAGCCAGTGGTCTCATTTTCGAATTACCAATTCTGATATATTTTCTCACGAAGGTGGGGGTTGTCACGCCCCAATTCTTAAAAACATACAGGAAATATGCTCTAGTGGTCGTATTGGTTGTTTCAGCAATTATTACTCCGCCAGATATCGTAAGCCAGATCATTGTGGCGATTCCGGTATTGATTCTTTACGAGGTAAGTATCATCATTTCCTCGATCATGTATAAAAGAGAACAGAAAAAAGTTAAATAA
- a CDS encoding KpsF/GutQ family sugar-phosphate isomerase translates to MKLSDQIISSAKETISNEAQAISNLKNFIDSDFVSTVETIYNSQGRVVVTGIGKSAIIANKIVATLNSTGTPAIFMHAADAIHGDLGIVQENDVVICISKSGNSPEIKVLVPLIKNFNNKLIALTANKDSFLGKEADHILNCYIEKEACPNNLAPTTSTTAQMVVGDALAICLLDLKGFTSKDFAKYHPGGTLGKKLYLRVSDIAGQNMMPQVSPETDIASAIVEISEKMLGVTAVIENEQIIGIITDGDIRRMLKNHQNIGELKARDIMSASPKTIDEDELAVEALDLLEKNKISQLLAVKEGKYKGVVHIHNLIREGIL, encoded by the coding sequence TTGAAACTTAGCGACCAAATCATTTCTTCTGCAAAAGAAACAATTTCCAATGAGGCGCAAGCCATTTCCAACTTAAAAAACTTTATCGACTCCGATTTCGTAAGTACCGTAGAGACTATTTACAATTCTCAGGGTCGCGTTGTTGTAACCGGAATCGGTAAAAGTGCCATAATAGCCAACAAAATTGTTGCCACACTTAACAGCACTGGCACACCGGCTATATTTATGCACGCGGCAGATGCCATTCACGGCGACCTGGGGATCGTTCAGGAAAACGATGTGGTAATCTGTATTTCCAAGAGCGGAAATAGTCCGGAAATCAAGGTTTTGGTACCTCTTATTAAAAATTTCAACAATAAATTGATCGCACTCACGGCAAATAAAGATTCATTTTTAGGAAAAGAGGCCGATCATATTCTTAATTGTTATATTGAGAAAGAAGCTTGCCCGAACAACCTGGCCCCTACCACCAGCACTACTGCGCAAATGGTGGTTGGCGATGCTTTGGCGATCTGCCTGTTGGACCTGAAAGGCTTTACGAGTAAGGATTTTGCCAAATACCATCCAGGGGGGACATTGGGCAAAAAGCTGTACCTGCGTGTAAGCGATATTGCCGGGCAGAATATGATGCCACAGGTTTCCCCGGAAACTGATATCGCTTCGGCTATTGTGGAAATTTCAGAAAAAATGCTGGGAGTGACCGCAGTGATCGAAAATGAACAAATAATTGGGATTATTACTGATGGTGATATCCGGAGAATGCTGAAGAATCATCAGAACATCGGGGAACTGAAGGCGCGGGACATTATGAGCGCCAGTCCCAAGACCATTGATGAGGACGAGCTCGCTGTAGAAGCGCTGGATCTTTTAGAAAAAAATAAAATTTCGCAGCTACTGGCCGTGAAAGAAGGAAAATATAAAGGTGTGGTACATATCCACAACTTAATCAGAGAAGGAATTTTATAA
- the recQ gene encoding DNA helicase RecQ, which produces MGLTEIDLHKELKRYFGFSQFKGLQEQVVKSIVHGEDTFVIMPTGGGKSLCYQLPALISDGTAIVVSPLIALMKNQVDAIRGISSEQGVAHVLNSSLNKTEVKQVKDDISNGVCKLLYVAPESLTKEDYVDFLREQQISFLAVDEAHCISEWGHDFRPEYRNLRQIMKRIGDNIPVIALTATATPKVQEDILKNLGIPNANTFKASFNRPNLYYEVRPKTKNVDADIIRFVKQNDGKSGIIYCLSRKKVEELAQTLQVNGVKAVPYHAGLDAKTRSKHQDMFLMEDIDVVVATIAFGMGIDKPDVRFVIHHDIPKSIESYYQETGRAGRDGGEGHCLAFYSYKDIEKLEKFMSGKPVAEQEIGHALLQEVVAYAETSVSRRKFILHYFGEDFDDVQGEGAAMDDNVRNPKKKHEAGRDLELLLKVVKETKELYKAKEVVKTLIGKSNALILSHKTDEHALFGAGKNQEGKYWMALVRQALVAGFLRKDIETYGVIKLTPEGEKFLKKPVSFQMTEDHIFDDSTEDSAASSKAPAAVDAQLVKMLKELRKKVAKRKELPPFVIFQDPSIEDMALKYPTSIEELSNIHGVGEGKAKKYGQDFVDLISRYVEDNDITRPDDLVVKSTGANSGLKLFIIQSVDRKLPLPDIASAKGMEMPEFIKEMEAIVYSGTKLNINYYIDEILDEDQQEELHEYFLEAETDKIDEAMEEFDGDYEDEELRLFRIKFISEVAN; this is translated from the coding sequence ATGGGTTTGACCGAAATTGATTTGCACAAAGAACTGAAGCGTTACTTTGGATTCAGTCAGTTCAAAGGTCTTCAGGAACAGGTTGTAAAAAGCATAGTTCATGGTGAGGATACTTTTGTAATAATGCCTACCGGAGGTGGTAAATCTTTATGTTACCAGCTTCCCGCTTTGATTTCAGACGGCACTGCCATCGTAGTATCTCCCCTAATTGCCCTGATGAAAAACCAGGTGGATGCCATTCGAGGCATTTCCTCGGAACAGGGTGTCGCACACGTATTGAATTCCTCCCTGAATAAGACCGAAGTCAAACAGGTAAAAGACGATATCAGTAACGGCGTTTGCAAGTTATTGTACGTTGCGCCGGAATCGCTGACCAAAGAAGATTATGTAGATTTTCTCAGGGAGCAGCAAATTTCTTTCCTCGCGGTAGATGAAGCCCATTGTATTAGTGAATGGGGGCATGATTTTAGACCGGAATACCGCAATTTGAGGCAAATTATGAAACGAATTGGCGATAATATACCAGTTATCGCGCTTACGGCTACGGCAACTCCCAAAGTTCAGGAAGACATCCTTAAAAACCTGGGAATTCCAAATGCCAATACTTTCAAGGCAAGTTTCAACAGGCCTAATCTGTATTACGAAGTTCGCCCGAAAACCAAAAATGTCGATGCCGACATTATCCGGTTTGTGAAACAAAATGACGGGAAATCCGGGATCATTTACTGCCTGAGCAGGAAAAAAGTGGAAGAATTGGCTCAGACCCTTCAGGTAAATGGTGTCAAAGCCGTTCCTTACCATGCCGGGCTTGATGCCAAAACCAGAAGCAAACACCAGGATATGTTCCTGATGGAAGATATCGATGTGGTGGTTGCAACCATCGCGTTCGGGATGGGAATTGACAAGCCAGATGTTCGTTTTGTGATCCATCATGATATTCCGAAAAGTATCGAAAGTTATTACCAGGAAACCGGAAGAGCCGGTCGTGATGGAGGAGAAGGTCACTGTCTCGCGTTTTATTCCTATAAAGACATTGAAAAACTGGAAAAATTCATGAGCGGTAAACCGGTTGCCGAACAGGAGATCGGGCATGCTTTGCTTCAGGAAGTGGTGGCGTATGCCGAAACTTCGGTTTCCAGGAGAAAGTTCATCCTGCATTATTTTGGAGAAGATTTCGATGATGTTCAGGGAGAAGGTGCTGCGATGGATGACAACGTCAGAAATCCCAAAAAGAAACATGAAGCCGGCAGAGATCTGGAATTGCTGCTGAAGGTGGTAAAAGAGACCAAAGAACTTTATAAAGCCAAGGAAGTTGTTAAAACGCTGATTGGTAAAAGCAACGCGCTGATTCTTTCTCATAAAACCGATGAGCACGCGCTCTTTGGCGCCGGGAAGAACCAAGAAGGCAAATACTGGATGGCTTTAGTGAGACAGGCGCTGGTTGCTGGATTTCTTCGGAAGGATATTGAAACCTACGGAGTCATCAAATTAACTCCGGAAGGGGAGAAATTTTTGAAAAAGCCAGTTTCTTTCCAGATGACTGAGGATCATATTTTTGATGATAGTACAGAAGACTCGGCTGCTTCATCAAAAGCCCCCGCGGCGGTAGACGCTCAGCTGGTGAAAATGCTGAAAGAGCTTCGGAAAAAAGTGGCCAAGCGAAAAGAATTGCCGCCTTTCGTTATCTTCCAGGATCCCTCTATCGAAGATATGGCATTGAAATATCCTACGAGTATCGAGGAACTGAGCAATATTCACGGGGTAGGAGAAGGAAAGGCCAAAAAATACGGTCAGGACTTTGTAGATCTTATCTCCCGGTATGTGGAAGATAATGATATCACGCGCCCAGATGACCTGGTGGTGAAATCTACTGGAGCCAATAGCGGACTCAAATTATTCATCATCCAGAGTGTAGATCGAAAATTGCCTTTACCTGATATCGCTTCGGCAAAAGGTATGGAAATGCCGGAATTCATTAAGGAAATGGAGGCCATTGTGTATAGTGGCACCAAGCTGAACATCAATTATTATATCGATGAGATCCTTGATGAAGACCAGCAGGAAGAGCTGCATGAATACTTCCTCGAGGCAGAAACCGATAAAATCGATGAAGCTATGGAAGAGTTCGATGGTGATTATGAAGATGAAGAACTGCGACTTTTCCGTATCAAGTTCATTAGTGAAGTCGCTAATTAG